One Diospyros lotus cultivar Yz01 chromosome 1, ASM1463336v1, whole genome shotgun sequence genomic window carries:
- the LOC127802779 gene encoding F-box protein PP2-B10-like — protein sequence MTSCGGDGGRLRGEFGFKLPEGCVAEVVALTSPQDACRLSLVALTFKSAADSDAVWERFLPPDYEDILALADPFTLPASKKHLYLWLSDHPLLIDRGTKSFSLEKSSGRKCYMLAARGLSIAWGDTPRYWRWTAALPDCRFAEAAELVHVCWLEIRGKISTSMLSPNTTYVAFLVFRLTAGAYGFEPPAEAAIGISGYELETQTVYLDRRRGRRHRCQTVPRPKVRGDGWMEIELGEYLNEEGEERELEMSVKEVKDLYSKTGLIIQGIDIRPKVDK from the exons ATGACGAGTTGCGGTGGCGATGGAGGAAGACTTAGAGGCGAATTCGGCTTCAAACTGCCGGAGGGCTGCGTAGCCGAGGTGGTGGCGCTGACGAGTCCGCAGGACGCTTGCAGGCTTTCGCTGGTGGCGTTGACCTTCAAATCCGCCGCCGATTCTGATGCCGTTTGGGAGAGGTTTCTTCCGCCGGATTACGAGGACATTCTCGCTCTTGCTGATCCGTTTACGCTCCCGGCTTCCAAGAAACACCTCTATCTCTGGCTCTCCGATCATCCGCTTCTCATCGACCGTGGCACCAAG AGCTTCTCACTGGAGAAATCAAGCGGAAGGAAATGTTACATGTTGGCTGCAAGGGGCCTGTCAATTGCATGGGGTGATACACCTAGATATTGGAGATGGACTGCTGCTCTACCTGACTGTAG GTTCGCAGAAGCGGCTGAGCTTGTGCACGTGTGCTGGCTTGAAATTCGTGGTAAAATAAGCACTAGCATGCTGTCCCCAAACACAACCTATGTCGCATTCCTCGTCTTCAGGTTAACAGCAGGAGCCTATGGATTTGAACCGCCTGCAGAGGCAGCCATTGGAATTAGTGGGTATGAGCTCGAAACTCAAACTGTTTATTTAGATCGTAGGCGAGGGCGGAGGCACCGATGTCAGACCGTACCAAGGCCAAAGGTAAGAGGAGATGGGTGGATGGAGATTGAGTTGGGTGAATACTTGAACGAGGAAGGTGAAGAAAGAGAGCTAGAGATGAGTGTGAAGGAGGTGAAAGACTTATATTCGAAGACTGGCCTCATTATTCAAGGGATTGATATCAGACCAAAGgttgataaataa
- the LOC127786730 gene encoding putative F-box protein PP2-B12 isoform X4 — protein MTMTMENGGGGGGDSCFELPEGCIADVVALTSPRDACRLSLVASTFRSATESDAVWERFLPADYKDILARAVLDSKSPPPASKKDLYLWLSDHPLLIDRGTKSFNLEKSSGRKCYMLAARDLAIVWGDTPTYWRWTPLPDSRFLEVAELVEVCWLEIRGKISTRILSPNTTYAAFLVFKSTAGTHGFEYLPAEVAMGISGCEHKTTAYLDPVSGQGHQNQIVPMGIGPFRRHTLRRHVAQHREGDNQYPKVREDGWLEVELGEYFNEGGEERELEMSVMEVRGGNWKSGLIIQGIDIRPKVDC, from the exons ATGACAATGACGATGGAGaatggcggcggcggcggaggagaTTCCTGCTTCGAACTGCCGGAGGGCTGCATCGCCGATGTGGTGGCGCTGACGAGTCCGCGGGACGCTTGCCGGCTGTCGCTGGTGGCGTCGACCTTCAGATCCGCCACAGAGTCGGACGCCGTCTGGGAGAGGTTTCTTCCCGCCGATTACAAGGATATTCTCGCTCGCGCCGTCCTTGATTCCAAGTCTCCGCCCCCGGCCTCCAAGAAAGACCTCTATCTTTGGCTTTCCGATCATCCGCTTCTGATCGACCGCGGCACTAAG AGCTTCAATTTGGAGAAGTCAAGTGGAAGGAAATGTTACATGTTAGCTGCACGGGACCTGGCAATTGTCTGGGGCGATACACCCACATACTGGAGATGGACACCTCTGCCTGACAGCAG GTTCTTAGAAGTGGCCGAGCTTGTTGAGGTATGCTGGCTTGAAATTCGTGGTAAAATAAGCACTAGGATACTATCCCCAAACACAACCTATGCCGCATTCCTGGTCTTCAAGTCAACCGCGGGAACCCATGGATTTGAATACCTGCCTGCAGAGGTAGCCATGGGAATCAGTGGGTGTGAGCATAAAACTACTGCTTATTTAGATCCTGTGTCAGGGCAGGGGCACCAAAATCAAATCGTTCCAATGGGGATTGGCCCGTTCCGCCGCCACACGTTGCGTCGGCATGTGGCCCAACACAGAGAAGGGGACAATCAATATCCCAAGGTGAGAGAAGATGGGTGGCTGGAGGTTGAGTTGGGTGAATACTTCAACGAGGGAGGCGAAGAAAGAGAGCTGGAAATGAGTGTGATGGAGGTGAGGGGCGGTAACTGGAAGAGTGGCCTCATCATTCAAGGGATTGATATCAGACCAAAGGTGGATTGTTGa
- the LOC127786730 gene encoding putative F-box protein PP2-B12 isoform X1 encodes MAKGLPKATFTIPMMMMMTTTTTTMENGGGGGDSCFELPEGCIADVVALTGPRDACRLSLVASTFRSAAESDAVWERFLPADYKDILARAVPDSKPLPPASKKDLYLWLSDHPILIDRGTKSFNLEKSSGRKCYMLAARDLAIVWGDTPTYWRWTPLPDSRFLEVAELVEVCWLEIRGKISTRILSPNTTYAAFLVFKSTAGTHGFEYLPAEVAMGISGCEHKTTAYLDPVSGQGHQNQIVPMGIGPFRRHTLRRHVAQHREGDNQYPKVREDGWLEVELGEYFNEGGEERELEMSVMEVRGGNWKSGLIIQGIDIRPKVDC; translated from the exons atggCCAAGGGGCTTCCCAAAGCCACCTTCACGATTcccatgatgatgatgatgacgacgacgacgacgacgatggAGAATGGCGGTGGCGGAGGAGATTCCTGCTTCGAACTGCCGGAGGGCTGCATCGCCGATGTGGTGGCGCTGACGGGTCCGCGGGACGCTTGCCGGCTGTCGCTGGTGGCGTCGACCTTCAGATCCGCCGCCGAGTCGGACGCCGTCTGGGAGAGGTTTCTTCCCGCCGATTACAAGGATATTCTCGCTCGCGCCGTCCCTGATTCTAAGCCTCTGCCCCCGGCCTCCAAGAAAGACCTCTATCTTTGGCTTTCCGATCATCCGATTCTGATCGACCGCGGCACTAAG AGCTTCAATTTGGAGAAGTCAAGTGGAAGGAAATGTTACATGTTAGCTGCACGGGACCTGGCAATTGTCTGGGGCGATACACCCACATACTGGAGATGGACACCTCTGCCTGACAGCAG GTTCTTAGAAGTGGCCGAGCTTGTTGAGGTATGCTGGCTTGAAATTCGTGGTAAAATAAGCACTAGGATACTATCCCCAAACACAACCTATGCCGCATTCCTGGTCTTCAAGTCAACCGCGGGAACCCATGGATTTGAATACCTGCCTGCAGAGGTAGCCATGGGAATCAGTGGGTGTGAGCATAAAACTACTGCTTATTTAGATCCTGTGTCAGGGCAGGGGCACCAAAATCAAATCGTTCCAATGGGGATTGGCCCGTTCCGCCGCCACACGTTGCGTCGGCATGTGGCCCAACACAGAGAAGGGGACAATCAATATCCCAAGGTGAGAGAAGATGGGTGGCTGGAGGTTGAGTTGGGTGAATACTTCAACGAGGGAGGCGAAGAAAGAGAGCTGGAAATGAGTGTGATGGAGGTGAGGGGCGGTAACTGGAAGAGTGGCCTCATCATTCAAGGGATTGATATCAGACCAAAGGTGGATTGTTGa
- the LOC127786730 gene encoding putative F-box protein PP2-B12 isoform X7 — MTMTMENGGGGGGDSCFELPEGCIADVVALTSPRDACRLSLVASTFRSATESDAVWERFLPADYKDILARAVLDSKSPPPASKKDLYLWLSDHPLLIDRGTKSFNLEKSSGRKCYMLAARDLAIVWGDTPTYWRWTPLPDSRFSEVAELLAVCWLEIRGKISTRILSPNTTYAAFLVFKLAAVAYGFEYLPADVAMGISGGEHKTQTAYLDPVAGQRPQIRRHVLRRHVAQHREGDNQYPKVREDGWMEVELGEYFNEGGEERELEMSVMEVRGRHWKRGLIIQGIDIRPKVDQ, encoded by the exons ATGACAATGACGATGGAGaatggcggcggcggcggaggagaTTCCTGCTTCGAACTGCCGGAGGGCTGCATCGCCGATGTGGTGGCGCTGACGAGTCCGCGGGACGCTTGCCGGCTGTCGCTGGTGGCGTCGACCTTCAGATCCGCCACAGAGTCGGACGCCGTCTGGGAGAGGTTTCTTCCCGCCGATTACAAGGATATTCTCGCTCGCGCCGTCCTTGATTCCAAGTCTCCGCCCCCGGCCTCCAAGAAAGACCTCTATCTTTGGCTTTCCGATCATCCGCTTCTGATCGACCGCGGCACTAAG AGCTTCAATTTGGAGAAGTCAAGTGGAAGGAAATGTTACATGTTAGCTGCACGGGACCTGGCAATTGTCTGGGGCGATACACCCACATACTGGAGATGGACACCTCTGCCTGACAGCAG GTTCTCAGAAGTGGCTGAGCTTCTTGCGGTATGCTGGCTTGAAATTCGTGGTAAAATAAGCACTAGGATACTATCTCCAAACACAACCTATGCCGCATTCCTGGTCTTCAAGTTAGCCGCAGTAGCCTATGGATTTGAATACCTGCCTGCAGATGTAGCCATGGGAATTAGTGGGGGTGAGCATAAAACTCAAACTGCTTATTTAGATCCTGTGGCAGGGCAGAGGCCCCAAATCCGACGTCACGTGTTGCGTCGGCATGTGGCCCAACACAGAGAAGGAGACAATCAATATCCCAAGGTGAGAGAAGATGGGTGGATGGAGGTTGAGTTGGGTGAATACTTCAACGAGGGAGGCGAAGAAAGAGAGCTGGAAATGAGTGTGATGGAGGTGAGGGGCCGTCACTGGAAGAGAGGCCTCATCATTCAAGGGATTGATATCAGACCAAAGGtggatcagtaa